Proteins encoded together in one Marispirochaeta sp. window:
- a CDS encoding dihydrofolate reductase family protein: MLTVPPKKFPETFAEAKKSLEAQGVTVAVTAADPSGRVDLAAALKVLAGLGIHSLFVEGGSGLLTSFLKSGLYDRFSAFIAPIILGTGVDAAGDLGIPLVNQALSFEGVRWVRIGDQQLFDAYRYGWLEELKSKIQLQEDEYVYRTC, encoded by the coding sequence GTGCTGACCGTCCCTCCAAAGAAATTCCCTGAAACCTTCGCAGAAGCAAAGAAAAGTCTTGAGGCGCAGGGTGTCACGGTGGCTGTTACGGCGGCTGATCCGTCAGGCAGGGTAGATCTTGCCGCGGCATTAAAAGTTCTCGCAGGCCTGGGAATACACTCCCTCTTTGTCGAGGGGGGCTCCGGACTGCTTACATCCTTCCTCAAAAGCGGTCTCTACGACCGTTTCAGTGCCTTCATTGCACCAATTATCCTTGGCACAGGGGTAGACGCGGCAGGGGATTTAGGGATTCCCCTGGTGAATCAGGCTCTCTCCTTTGAAGGAGTTCGCTGGGTAAGGATTGGAGACCAGCAGCTCTTTGACGCCTACCGGTACGGCTGGCTGGAAGAGCTGAAAAGTAAAATCCAGTTACAGGAGGACGAGTATGTTTACAGGACTTGTTGA
- the ribD gene encoding bifunctional diaminohydroxyphosphoribosylaminopyrimidine deaminase/5-amino-6-(5-phosphoribosylamino)uracil reductase RibD, whose amino-acid sequence MNKDSYYLDRALKLAAGGRGKTAPNPMVGAVLVKNGLILSEAYHRLHGGLHAEAEALQAAGPFARGADLYCNLEPCSYRSPEKHQGPCTEKIIAADIRHVHIGQLDPNPKIRGRGLRALEAAGIRVSVADYQEPFWYFNDAFNTWMALSRPFVHLKCAMSLDGRIAAAGGDSRWISDQAARREAHRFRAERDAVAVGIGTVLADNPELTTRLVDGKSPRPLVFDSSLKIPPASRLVCERGGELPCADRPSKEIP is encoded by the coding sequence GTGAATAAGGATTCCTATTATCTCGACCGGGCACTTAAGCTCGCAGCCGGCGGACGAGGCAAAACTGCACCGAATCCCATGGTAGGAGCGGTTCTGGTAAAAAACGGACTGATTCTATCCGAGGCTTACCATCGTCTTCATGGAGGTCTTCATGCCGAAGCGGAAGCCCTCCAGGCAGCCGGACCCTTCGCCCGGGGGGCGGATCTCTACTGCAACCTGGAACCCTGCTCCTACAGATCACCCGAAAAACACCAGGGCCCCTGTACCGAGAAAATAATCGCCGCCGACATAAGGCATGTACATATCGGTCAGCTCGATCCAAATCCGAAGATCCGCGGCCGGGGTTTGCGGGCCCTAGAAGCTGCGGGCATCAGGGTAAGTGTCGCAGATTATCAGGAGCCCTTCTGGTATTTTAACGATGCATTTAATACCTGGATGGCCCTTTCCCGTCCCTTTGTTCATCTGAAATGCGCCATGAGTCTTGACGGCCGTATTGCCGCTGCCGGAGGAGACTCCCGCTGGATAAGCGATCAGGCTGCCCGCAGGGAAGCCCACCGGTTCCGGGCAGAAAGAGACGCTGTAGCTGTGGGAATCGGCACAGTACTGGCGGATAATCCTGAGCTTACGACACGCCTGGTTGATGGAAAAAGTCCCCGGCCCCTGGTTTTTGATTCATCTCTGAAGATTCCTCCGGCCTCCCGCCTGGTGTGTGAGCGGGGTGGGGAACTTCCTTGTGCTGACCGTCCCTCCAAAGAAATTCCCTGA
- a CDS encoding peptidylprolyl isomerase has protein sequence MEWKASHILVKDRALAQELVKRIKSGANFAAIARDFSTCPSKSKGGDLGWFGPGKMVPRFEEACKKMSVGSISPVVSTQFGHHIIKLSGRR, from the coding sequence GTGGAATGGAAAGCTAGCCATATTCTGGTCAAAGACCGTGCTCTGGCGCAGGAGCTGGTAAAAAGAATAAAGTCCGGAGCAAACTTTGCCGCCATTGCCAGGGACTTTTCAACCTGTCCCTCCAAATCCAAAGGTGGAGACCTGGGCTGGTTCGGTCCCGGCAAGATGGTGCCCAGGTTCGAAGAGGCCTGCAAAAAGATGTCCGTGGGAAGCATCAGTCCCGTTGTTTCCACCCAATTCGGACACCACATTATAAAGCTGAGCGGAAGGCGCTGA
- a CDS encoding histidine phosphatase family protein, whose translation MLKTLLLLRHGKTHRGGYNRDWDRELKRRGVLQARHIGARLKKTGLVPQRIITSSAIRARATAEICAEETDYPEPVDARDDLYNIGDAKLLEFIAGMDNSLDKVLLVGHNPAFEEAASLLGGKNIPLGTGDCAVLRFAINSWEDLRKHPAPESVELVKSD comes from the coding sequence ATGTTGAAAACTCTGCTTCTTTTACGTCATGGCAAAACCCATCGGGGAGGTTACAACCGCGACTGGGACAGGGAACTTAAGCGCCGGGGAGTCCTCCAGGCCCGTCATATCGGCGCTCGTCTGAAAAAGACCGGTCTTGTTCCGCAGCGGATCATCACATCTTCCGCCATTCGAGCCCGGGCAACCGCAGAGATCTGTGCAGAAGAGACGGATTATCCGGAGCCTGTGGATGCACGTGACGATCTGTATAATATCGGCGATGCCAAACTGCTTGAGTTTATCGCCGGTATGGATAATTCCCTGGACAAGGTCCTGCTTGTAGGACACAATCCCGCTTTTGAAGAAGCAGCGTCGCTGCTGGGAGGGAAAAATATACCCCTGGGCACCGGTGATTGTGCGGTGCTGCGTTTTGCGATCAATTCCTGGGAGGATCTGCGGAAACATCCCGCGCCGGAAAGTGTTGAGCTTGTAAAGTCAGACTGA
- a CDS encoding PHP domain-containing protein yields MKKIPQDLHIHTVYSIGDGAVAPQMTIDFVASIEHADIRGISDHFEYLQGNAFESYSRNVRAHGFYLGCEINSGEETREASEYPYDYFIYHCRDKASEYRGAEFLVSTGKPVIISHPMAMGADLSRVPRECFIEINNRYVWRGDYMSYFSPWTEAFHFVFGSDAHQPNWLSQTIARKAGQDLGITESLLFSKITPAQTR; encoded by the coding sequence ATGAAGAAAATACCCCAAGACCTCCACATCCATACCGTATATTCCATCGGGGACGGGGCAGTGGCACCCCAGATGACTATAGATTTTGTCGCCTCTATTGAGCATGCCGATATCCGAGGCATAAGCGATCACTTCGAGTATCTGCAGGGCAATGCTTTTGAATCCTACAGCCGGAACGTCAGAGCCCATGGTTTCTACCTCGGCTGTGAAATCAACAGCGGTGAGGAAACCCGGGAGGCCTCCGAATACCCCTACGACTATTTTATCTACCACTGCCGGGACAAAGCAAGCGAATACCGGGGCGCCGAATTCCTGGTCTCCACGGGAAAGCCGGTCATTATAAGTCACCCCATGGCGATGGGGGCGGACCTGTCCAGAGTCCCCCGGGAATGCTTTATAGAAATCAACAACCGCTATGTCTGGCGCGGCGATTACATGAGCTACTTTTCCCCCTGGACCGAAGCGTTCCATTTTGTATTCGGTTCCGACGCTCATCAGCCGAACTGGCTCAGCCAGACCATTGCCCGTAAAGCAGGACAAGACCTTGGAATAACGGAAAGCCTGCTCTTTTCAAAGATTACACCTGCACAGACTCGATAA
- a CDS encoding PilZ domain-containing protein, with product MSISGRKVFLLYPHSVIQDDIIYTLVQNEYEVYRLKDHNRALKLLEQFPDSILFINIDDRLTENEWEEYIRGIMRNPALDDVRIGILSYNNDEELKKKYLMEIGITCGFIQLKLGIKESTKIILTVLEASEAKGRRKFVRVNCEHDSSAQFNVSIFDTLVSGKIIDISSIGMAVQFETDPELQKNTLLEGIQLRLRSSLVNLSGVVLGFREERPRHYVILFTPKTTGGEKTKIRRYIIQSLQGFIESVQV from the coding sequence ATGAGTATAAGCGGGCGAAAAGTTTTTCTGTTGTATCCCCACAGCGTTATTCAGGACGATATTATCTACACTCTGGTACAGAATGAATATGAGGTTTATCGTCTAAAGGATCACAACCGGGCATTAAAGCTGCTGGAACAGTTTCCTGACTCAATCCTTTTTATAAATATTGACGACAGGCTGACTGAAAATGAGTGGGAAGAGTATATTCGGGGAATCATGCGGAATCCCGCTCTTGATGATGTCAGGATAGGGATCCTCTCCTATAACAACGACGAAGAACTAAAGAAAAAGTACCTCATGGAGATCGGGATTACCTGCGGCTTTATCCAGCTTAAGCTCGGAATTAAAGAGAGTACCAAAATAATCCTTACCGTGCTGGAAGCGAGCGAAGCCAAGGGTCGGAGGAAGTTTGTGAGGGTAAACTGTGAGCACGATTCATCTGCCCAGTTTAACGTGTCGATTTTTGATACCCTTGTCTCTGGAAAAATTATCGATATAAGCTCTATCGGAATGGCTGTTCAGTTTGAGACCGATCCGGAACTGCAGAAGAATACCCTGCTGGAGGGCATACAGCTTCGCCTGCGCAGCAGCCTTGTAAATCTTTCCGGTGTTGTGTTGGGTTTTCGTGAAGAACGGCCCAGGCACTACGTGATCCTCTTTACGCCGAAAACCACTGGAGGAGAAAAGACCAAGATCCGCCGCTACATAATCCAGTCCCTGCAGGGTTTTATCGAGTCTGTGCAGGTGTAA
- a CDS encoding glycosyl hydrolase family 65 protein, with protein sequence MTSDTWILQENEFDPELVPRNETLFALSNGYIGIRGDFEEGEGNFHPGTYVNGFYEIRPIEYGESAYGYAKFHQTIQNTANPKLVKVRVNGTLVGPRECRLVEYQRHLDFKAGTLERSMVLELPSREKLRYRSRRFVSLADPYLVAMEIEISPLDGDSSVVFESYLDGGTTNRIDFGDPRVAAHTGESKQIISFQREGNAVGLTERTRLSRIAVASGITHSADRDPQELVALPDDRQPGTATIFRVSKGQSVTFRKFAYIRLVPEGDEADLSALMNDLRSTAERGFETLYTEHKNQLDQFWRISDIRIDGNPEVQQKVRYSLFQLYQAGRFLIDSSVAAKGLTSEGYEGHFFWDTEIFIMPFFTFTQRQGAREILRNRYRMLDAARARARELSERGALFPWRTINGQEASAYFLAGTAQYHINAAIAYAIRQYVAVSGDYQYLQEEGAEMLFETARAWASLGFFNQGKGGRFCINGVTGPDEYTALVNNNCYTNMMARFHLRYAREVYYWMAEEHFEQLQRVSGILGLQPDEVDTWMKAAEGMHIPYDPELGIHLQDDDILSREPWDFENTPKDRYPLLLNSHPLVIYRHRVLKQPDMLMAAFLLPEEFSDGEHLRAYEFYTPITTFDSSLGAPVQSIISAREGRLREAWKFFSRNLDVDLEDIQGNVRDGLHMAATGGTWQSLIFGFGGLKIDNGEAWFEPHLPREINGLEFRLWLKDSLVSVSFDRKEARYEVEVGPALAIRHEYENITLTPGIPVSRSLVPELKNMLIYLEEPSPKFRERIIELFENLESLGIRTVLCAAPENHSLKAHTSLFAGLEELAKTLPDPEPFFTGATLAEEPLRNCMILSDHKESTLAAGRAGLPCYCLKESVVENIPSATTLIEEFRSFHRL encoded by the coding sequence ATGACATCAGATACCTGGATCCTTCAGGAGAATGAGTTTGATCCCGAACTGGTCCCCCGAAACGAAACCCTTTTTGCCCTGAGCAACGGCTATATAGGCATACGCGGCGATTTTGAGGAGGGAGAGGGGAATTTTCATCCCGGGACCTATGTAAACGGATTTTACGAGATCCGGCCAATTGAATACGGTGAATCCGCCTACGGTTATGCGAAGTTTCACCAGACCATACAGAACACCGCCAATCCGAAACTGGTAAAGGTCAGGGTAAATGGTACCCTGGTGGGTCCGCGGGAGTGCCGTCTGGTGGAATACCAGCGACATCTTGATTTTAAGGCAGGGACTCTGGAGCGGAGCATGGTGCTGGAGCTTCCCTCCCGCGAGAAGCTGCGTTACCGGAGCCGCCGTTTTGTCTCCCTGGCAGATCCCTATCTCGTTGCCATGGAGATCGAGATTAGTCCACTGGACGGTGATTCATCAGTAGTCTTTGAATCCTATCTCGACGGCGGAACCACCAACCGCATCGATTTCGGCGATCCCCGTGTAGCCGCCCATACCGGGGAGAGCAAGCAGATCATCAGCTTTCAGCGGGAAGGCAATGCAGTGGGTCTGACAGAGCGCACCCGCTTGAGCAGAATTGCCGTCGCATCCGGTATAACCCACTCCGCGGACCGGGATCCTCAGGAACTTGTCGCCCTGCCGGATGACAGGCAGCCGGGTACGGCTACCATTTTCCGTGTTTCCAAAGGGCAGTCTGTTACATTTCGCAAGTTTGCTTATATTCGGCTGGTACCGGAAGGCGACGAAGCCGACCTTTCGGCCCTGATGAATGATCTGCGCTCCACCGCGGAGCGGGGCTTTGAAACCCTGTATACCGAACATAAAAACCAACTGGACCAGTTCTGGCGGATCAGTGATATCCGCATTGACGGCAACCCCGAGGTACAGCAGAAAGTCCGCTACAGTCTCTTTCAGCTCTACCAGGCGGGCCGCTTTTTAATAGACAGCAGTGTTGCTGCTAAAGGGTTGACCAGTGAGGGATACGAGGGGCACTTCTTTTGGGATACCGAGATCTTTATCATGCCCTTTTTTACCTTTACCCAGCGGCAGGGTGCCAGGGAAATCCTGCGTAACCGATATCGCATGCTCGACGCTGCCCGGGCCCGGGCACGAGAGCTGTCGGAGCGGGGAGCATTGTTTCCCTGGCGGACCATTAACGGTCAGGAGGCATCGGCCTATTTTCTTGCCGGGACCGCCCAGTATCACATCAATGCCGCTATTGCCTACGCAATACGTCAGTACGTGGCGGTAAGCGGTGACTATCAGTATCTGCAGGAAGAGGGCGCGGAGATGCTCTTTGAGACAGCCAGGGCCTGGGCCTCCCTGGGATTCTTTAACCAGGGAAAAGGCGGCAGATTCTGCATTAACGGTGTTACCGGCCCTGATGAGTATACAGCCCTGGTCAATAACAACTGCTATACTAACATGATGGCCCGCTTTCACCTGCGTTATGCCCGTGAGGTATATTACTGGATGGCGGAGGAGCATTTTGAACAGCTGCAGCGGGTCAGCGGCATTCTGGGGCTGCAGCCCGATGAGGTGGATACCTGGATGAAGGCAGCGGAGGGTATGCACATTCCCTATGATCCCGAGCTGGGTATTCATCTGCAGGATGATGATATTCTTTCGCGGGAACCCTGGGATTTTGAGAACACTCCCAAGGATCGGTATCCGCTCCTTTTGAATTCTCACCCTTTGGTGATATACCGGCATCGGGTCCTGAAACAGCCGGATATGCTTATGGCGGCCTTTTTGCTGCCCGAAGAGTTTTCCGACGGAGAGCACCTGCGGGCCTATGAGTTTTATACGCCGATTACCACCTTTGACTCCTCTCTCGGTGCTCCCGTACAGTCGATTATCTCCGCCAGGGAAGGGCGCCTGCGGGAGGCCTGGAAATTTTTCAGCCGCAATCTCGACGTCGATCTGGAGGACATTCAAGGCAATGTCCGCGACGGGCTGCACATGGCAGCTACCGGTGGGACCTGGCAGAGTCTGATCTTCGGGTTCGGCGGACTGAAGATCGATAATGGAGAGGCCTGGTTTGAACCTCACCTGCCCAGGGAGATCAACGGTCTTGAGTTCAGGCTTTGGCTTAAGGATAGTCTTGTGTCTGTTTCTTTTGATCGCAAGGAGGCCCGCTACGAGGTGGAAGTGGGGCCAGCTCTTGCCATTCGTCATGAGTATGAAAACATCACCCTGACGCCGGGTATTCCCGTATCCCGAAGTCTTGTTCCGGAATTAAAAAACATGCTGATCTATCTTGAAGAGCCGTCCCCAAAATTCAGGGAGAGGATTATTGAACTCTTTGAGAATCTTGAGAGTCTGGGTATTCGGACTGTTCTGTGCGCTGCCCCGGAAAATCATTCCTTGAAAGCTCACACATCCCTTTTTGCAGGCCTCGAAGAGCTTGCAAAAACACTACCCGACCCGGAGCCCTTTTTTACCGGAGCTACCCTGGCGGAGGAACCTCTGCGGAACTGCATGATTCTCAGTGATCACAAAGAATCTACCCTGGCGGCTGGCCGGGCTGGACTCCCGTGTTACTGCCTCAAAGAGTCCGTCGTGGAGAACATTCCCTCTGCGACGACTTTAATCGAGGAGTTCAGGAGTTTCCATCGGCTGTAG
- a CDS encoding ACP phosphodiesterase, with protein sequence MFRLSLIEYSGGMNYLAHAFLSPPDPRVLAGNLAGDSIRRIEIDAMPPKVMEGLVLHEKIDTATDNLTLFKSLRKGINQAGLPYAGVLADLFIDYALASQWQHFSQRSFTDFKAWVYRVIGEEERHIIEGFGFTAMVLVREDWFESYRTLEGMRTAFFRLNRKTRRPLPVDEIMDYLASNRLQVQESGAWILTAVAKIVGCKLPQY encoded by the coding sequence ATGTTCAGACTGTCTCTGATTGAGTATAGTGGCGGGATGAACTACCTGGCCCACGCCTTTTTATCTCCTCCTGATCCACGCGTTCTTGCCGGGAACCTCGCCGGAGATTCGATACGACGCATAGAAATAGATGCCATGCCGCCGAAGGTGATGGAAGGCCTGGTTCTTCATGAAAAGATCGATACCGCTACCGACAACCTCACACTTTTTAAATCACTGCGTAAGGGCATAAATCAGGCAGGGCTGCCCTATGCGGGAGTGCTGGCCGACCTGTTTATCGACTATGCTCTGGCTTCCCAGTGGCAGCATTTCAGCCAGCGTTCTTTCACCGATTTTAAAGCCTGGGTGTACCGGGTAATAGGAGAGGAGGAGCGGCATATCATCGAAGGTTTCGGTTTTACCGCCATGGTCCTGGTCCGGGAGGACTGGTTTGAAAGCTATCGGACCTTAGAGGGTATGAGAACCGCGTTTTTCAGGCTGAACAGAAAAACCCGGCGGCCCCTGCCGGTGGATGAAATCATGGATTACCTGGCATCCAATCGTCTTCAGGTCCAGGAATCAGGTGCATGGATTCTGACAGCGGTTGCAAAAATTGTCGGTTGTAAGCTTCCTCAATATTAA
- a CDS encoding 3'-5' exonuclease encodes MECEAYEAARLIRDAAAGTGLQLPGAAGPRPPGYEDFALLLRSTGNQIVYERVFRRFGIPYTTENIRTLFLEAPVNDMYAALQCCIYPRDREAYAVYLRSFFVNLSDEALLTELLDEGLPFAGDPERFAPAEAEKYCLGRELYNRLGEMIDRVPHREVLRFLWYEAGYRYNLVRNPAWHGYLEFYEYLIALADKSWDAGESMVLFLDFLRENLGDYKKLEEIEILRTREEGVRIMTIHKSKGLEFPIVLLASTGQGSNESGKRSPYYLDDSFGLTVNMAVPGTTGNARRQKPNPFYEGGVKASRQMEAAELKRLLYVACTRAEQHLIMLGYSPKRKSSGLPSLLDLIFSGLNSSAENPESPFVRLYGPVPRSTLYRLGAETGTDGDRRQLLHDYERLTREPPFTMPRFNPPLSVSRLNGLFTGLFGGEAGMPLAPLPVDPLIIDREELFGTLVHHVLEGMITGKNPERFDSLLAGFSSVEADQLVTCAQELARGFWKSSFRREQMPDGTAVFTEVPFTLGLEIGEKRHLVEGVIDLFADRGNEIVCVDFKTNRYRISREYAVQMWFYRRALEKLCKKPVRTYLFYLREGVPREELSEIQPEELEQLFSAALEKK; translated from the coding sequence GTGGAGTGCGAGGCCTATGAGGCCGCCCGCCTTATTCGGGATGCGGCAGCAGGGACGGGACTGCAGCTCCCCGGTGCTGCCGGTCCCCGGCCTCCGGGATACGAGGATTTCGCCCTGCTTTTGCGCTCCACGGGAAACCAGATTGTCTATGAACGGGTATTTCGTCGCTTCGGGATTCCCTACACTACCGAAAACATCCGTACACTCTTTCTTGAAGCCCCGGTCAATGATATGTATGCCGCCCTGCAGTGCTGTATCTATCCCCGTGACCGTGAGGCCTATGCGGTGTATCTCCGCTCATTCTTTGTGAACCTGAGTGATGAGGCCCTGCTGACGGAGCTCCTGGATGAGGGACTCCCCTTCGCCGGTGATCCCGAGCGTTTTGCCCCTGCGGAAGCGGAAAAATACTGCCTGGGAAGAGAGCTCTACAACCGACTGGGAGAGATGATAGACCGGGTCCCCCATCGGGAGGTCCTGCGCTTTCTCTGGTACGAGGCAGGCTACCGTTATAACCTTGTGCGGAATCCGGCATGGCACGGGTATCTTGAGTTTTACGAATACCTGATAGCCCTGGCGGACAAAAGCTGGGACGCCGGCGAGTCCATGGTTCTTTTTCTTGATTTCCTGCGGGAAAACCTGGGAGATTATAAAAAACTGGAGGAGATCGAAATTCTGCGTACCCGGGAAGAAGGGGTACGCATAATGACGATCCACAAGTCCAAGGGACTCGAGTTCCCCATTGTTTTGCTGGCATCCACGGGGCAGGGTTCCAATGAGAGCGGAAAGCGTTCTCCTTATTACCTGGATGATAGTTTCGGGCTGACAGTGAACATGGCGGTACCGGGAACGACCGGAAATGCCAGGCGGCAGAAACCGAATCCTTTCTACGAGGGGGGGGTGAAAGCTTCCCGGCAGATGGAGGCCGCGGAGCTGAAACGGCTGCTCTATGTGGCCTGCACCCGGGCAGAGCAACACCTTATTATGCTGGGCTACAGTCCGAAACGGAAAAGCTCAGGACTCCCATCCCTGCTGGACCTGATATTTTCCGGCCTTAACTCCTCCGCCGAGAATCCCGAGTCTCCCTTTGTGCGGTTGTATGGGCCGGTTCCGCGGAGCACGCTGTACCGTTTGGGGGCTGAGACTGGAACTGACGGGGACAGGCGGCAGCTGCTGCATGATTATGAGCGATTGACGCGGGAGCCCCCATTCACAATGCCCCGCTTTAATCCTCCCTTGAGCGTCAGCCGTCTGAATGGACTTTTCACCGGCCTTTTTGGGGGAGAAGCCGGTATGCCCCTGGCCCCTCTTCCGGTGGACCCCCTTATCATCGACCGGGAGGAGCTTTTCGGGACCCTCGTACACCATGTTCTGGAGGGCATGATTACCGGTAAGAATCCTGAAAGGTTTGATTCCCTGCTGGCCGGCTTTTCCTCAGTAGAAGCGGATCAGCTTGTCACCTGCGCGCAGGAGCTTGCCCGCGGGTTCTGGAAATCTTCTTTCCGCCGGGAGCAGATGCCCGATGGAACCGCGGTCTTTACCGAGGTCCCCTTTACTCTGGGACTCGAAATCGGCGAAAAAAGACATCTGGTGGAGGGTGTAATCGACCTCTTTGCCGACCGTGGAAATGAGATTGTCTGTGTGGATTTTAAAACCAATCGCTACCGGATTTCCCGTGAGTACGCGGTACAGATGTGGTTTTATCGACGGGCCCTGGAGAAACTCTGTAAAAAACCTGTACGGACGTACCTGTTTTATCTACGGGAGGGTGTTCCCCGGGAAGAGCTCTCCGAAATACAGCCTGAAGAACTGGAACAATTGTTTTCTGCCGCTTTAGAGAAAAAATGA
- a CDS encoding UvrD-helicase domain-containing protein: MAEHPYDPDQARAVEAGGNVVVAAGAGSGKTTVLAGRYLRLVREGATVPSILTLTFTRKAAAEMHVRIHRLLAGHADEVPVREQLSLFDQAHISTLDSFCSRLSRNDAPHFGLPLSFSVDQEGLKKRAESFALQFLLEKRQHPALKILISANGFEAVWKEFFASYAVRELRIADPPDHIGDFRRQEEFCRLQTAQIFTRLDALFNRMSSIAREAGGTSKILIEAAKTAEEWPGSGDLAEREAWGELVDLAGRKLPRKPGSNVKNPDLLLLRELIDEMRPLQEQAASFAAVLNHREVYRGIAELMDEFTAGWNNIKRVQGIVSFGDVVSMAVSLLKENRELRTWYKEQFHHIMIDEFQDNNELQKELLYLLAERRDRFSPGIPAPEDLDEGKLFFVGDEKQSIYRFRGADVSVFKRLSRELGRDGIELGTNYRSHPGLIDFFTVFSPLFLVPTMNPGILKQNSGP, from the coding sequence ATGGCGGAGCATCCGTATGATCCGGACCAGGCCCGTGCCGTGGAAGCCGGCGGAAATGTGGTTGTCGCGGCCGGCGCCGGTTCAGGGAAGACTACCGTCCTGGCAGGACGATACCTGCGGCTGGTACGGGAAGGGGCGACGGTTCCGTCAATCCTGACCCTTACCTTTACCCGCAAGGCAGCGGCGGAGATGCACGTACGAATCCACCGGCTGCTTGCCGGGCATGCCGACGAAGTGCCGGTCCGGGAACAGCTGAGTCTTTTTGATCAGGCTCATATCTCCACTCTGGACAGCTTCTGCTCCCGTCTCTCCCGGAACGATGCCCCCCATTTTGGACTGCCCCTCTCCTTTTCTGTGGATCAGGAAGGCTTAAAAAAACGGGCGGAGTCCTTTGCCTTGCAATTCCTGCTTGAGAAGCGGCAGCACCCGGCGCTGAAGATTCTGATATCCGCCAACGGTTTTGAAGCGGTTTGGAAGGAGTTTTTTGCATCCTATGCGGTACGGGAACTGCGCATCGCCGATCCCCCCGATCATATAGGTGATTTTCGCAGACAGGAGGAATTCTGCCGCCTGCAGACGGCACAGATTTTCACCCGCCTGGATGCCTTGTTCAACAGGATGAGCAGCATTGCGCGGGAGGCCGGGGGCACGTCAAAGATCCTGATCGAGGCCGCGAAAACTGCGGAGGAGTGGCCCGGTTCCGGAGATCTGGCGGAGCGTGAAGCCTGGGGGGAACTGGTCGATCTGGCAGGGCGTAAGCTTCCCCGGAAGCCGGGAAGTAACGTAAAGAATCCCGACTTGCTGCTGCTGCGGGAGCTGATAGACGAGATGCGGCCCCTTCAGGAACAGGCTGCATCCTTCGCTGCCGTGCTGAACCATAGGGAGGTCTATCGGGGTATCGCGGAGCTGATGGACGAGTTTACCGCGGGCTGGAATAACATCAAGCGTGTCCAGGGAATTGTCTCCTTTGGGGATGTCGTATCCATGGCGGTTTCCCTGCTGAAGGAAAACCGGGAGCTCAGGACCTGGTACAAAGAGCAGTTCCATCACATCATGATTGATGAGTTTCAGGACAACAATGAGCTGCAGAAGGAGCTTCTGTATCTTCTGGCAGAGCGAAGAGACCGTTTTTCTCCGGGTATACCCGCACCGGAGGACCTGGATGAGGGGAAGCTCTTCTTTGTGGGGGATGAAAAACAGTCGATTTACCGTTTTCGGGGGGCCGACGTCAGCGTGTTCAAGCGCCTTTCCCGTGAACTGGGCAGGGACGGTATTGAACTGGGAACAAACTACCGCAGTCATCCCGGGCTGATCGACTTTTTTACAGTTTTTTCCCCTCTGTTTTTAGTTCCGACGATGAACCCCGGGATTTTGAAGCAGAATTCCGGCCCCTGA